Proteins encoded together in one Chelonoidis abingdonii isolate Lonesome George chromosome 1, CheloAbing_2.0, whole genome shotgun sequence window:
- the CBS gene encoding cystathionine beta-synthase isoform X1: MPSVPPEAEMDAGSYPHFSAKCMLNGGLEKEPCNINEGRKWIRPDTPSKCTWELGKPPSESPHYHLTLSKSPNILPNILKKIGDTPMVQINRIGKFFGLKCELLAKCEYFNAGGSVKDRISLRMVEDAERAGILQPGDTIIEPTSGNTGIGLALAAAVKGYRCIIVMPEKMSMEKVDVLRALGAEIVRTPTTARFDSPESHVGVAWRLKNEIPNSHILDQYRNASNPLAHYDTTAEEILQQCEGKIDMLVAGAGTGGTITGIARKLKEKCPDCKIIGVDPQGSILAEPEELNKTDKTTYEVEGIGYDFVPTVLDRSVVDKWYKSNDEESFALARMLIREEGLLCGGSSGSAMSIAVKAAKDLTEGQRCVVILPDSVRNYMSKFLNDKWMTQKGFMKEEDDIVNKPWWWHLKVQELSLSAPLTVLPGVTCEKTIEILREKGFDQAPVVDECGVILGMVTLGNMLSSLLAGKVQPSDHVSKVIYKQFRQMSNQASGETLVCNKTVCLVPVVPHFAGPSGASACICNSQFFVPLLPFSPEIL; the protein is encoded by the exons ATGCCTTCAGTTCCTCCAGAAGCAGAGATGGACGCCGGTTCCTACCCTCACTTTTCTGCTAAATGCATGCTGAATGGAGGGCTGGAGAAGGAGCCCTGTAACATCAATGAGGGGAGAAAATGGATCCGACCTGACACCCCTAGCAAGTGTACCTGGGAGCTCGGGAAACCCCCTTCTGAATCCCCTCATTATCACCTCACTTT GTCAAAGTCTCCAAACATCCTGCCAAACATTCTGAAGAAAATTGGTGATACTCCTATGGTACAAATCAACAGGATCGGAAAGTTCTTTGGACTCAAATGTGAACTCT TGGCAAAGTGTGAGTACTTTAATGCTGGAGGGAGCGTGAAGGATCGAATCAGCCTGAGGATGGTGGAGGATGCAGAAAGAGCTGGGATTTTGCAACCTGGGGACACCATCATTGAGCCAACATCAGGAAACACAG GAATTgggctggccctggctgctgcagtgaaaggctacCGTTGCATTATTGTGATGCCAGAGAAAATGAGCATGGAGAAG GTGGATGTTCTGAGAGCTCTTGGTGCTGAGATTGTGAGGACCCCAACCACTGCCAGATTTGACTCGCCTGAATCTCATGTGGGAGTAGCATGGCGACTGAAAAATGAAATACCCAATTCCCATATCCTAGACCAG TACCGCAATGCCAGTAACCCCTTGGCACACTATGACACTACAGCAGAGGAGATCCTGCAGCAGTGCGAAG gaaaaatagacatgctggtggctggagctggTACAGGAGGCACCATTACTGGCATTGCAAGAAAGCTGAAAGAGAAATGCCCAGATTGCAAA ATTATTGGTGTCGATCCCCAGGGCTCCATTCTTGCTGAGCCTGAAGAACTGAATAAGACTGACAAGACAACGTACGAGGTGGAGGGGATTGGATATGATTTTGTCCCTACAGTGCTGGACAGATCA GTGGTGGACAAGTGGTATAAGAGCAATGATGAGGAGTCTTTTGCTTTGGCACGCATGTTAATCAGAGAGGAAGGATTATTGTGCG GTGGCAGCTCTGGCAGTGCAATGTCCATTGCTGTGAAGGCTGCCAAGGATTTGACAGAAGGTCAGCGCTGTGTTGTCATCTTGCCTGACTCTGTCAGGAACTACAT GTCGAAGTTTTTGAATGACAAATGGATGACCCAGAAAGGGTTCATGAAAGAAGAAGATGACATCGTTAACAAACCTTG GTGGTGGCACCTCAAAGTTCAGGAATTAAGTCTCTCTGCTCCCCTGACAGTGCTTCCAGGTGTCACCTGTGAAAAGACCATTGAAATCCTCCGAGAGAAGGGATTTGACCAGGCACCAGTGGTTGATGAATGTGG TGTGATTCTGGGAATGGTTACCCTTGGGAACATGCTTTCATCATTACTTGCTGGAAAAGTTCAGCCATCAGATCATGTCAGCAAAGTAATCTACAAGCAATTCAGACAG ATGTCAAATCAAGCATCAGGTGAAACTCTGGTGTGTAACAAAACTGTTTGTTTAGTTCCTGTTGTCCCTCACTTTGCTGGTCCCTCTGGTGCTTCTGCCTGTATCTGTAATAGTCAGTTCTTTGTGCCTCTCCTCCCGTTTTCTCCTGAAATACTCTGA
- the CBS gene encoding cystathionine beta-synthase isoform X4: protein MPSVPPEAEMDAGSYPHFSAKCMLNGGLEKEPCNINEGRKWIRPDTPSKCTWELGKPPSESPHYHLTLSKSPNILPNILKKIGDTPMVQINRIGKFFGLKCELLAKCEYFNAGGSVKDRISLRMVEDAERAGILQPGDTIIEPTSGNTGIGLALAAAVKGYRCIIVMPEKMSMEKVDVLRALGAEIVRTPTTARFDSPESHVGVAWRLKNEIPNSHILDQYRNASNPLAHYDTTAEEILQQCEGKIDMLVAGAGTGGTITGIARKLKEKCPDCKIIGVDPQGSILAEPEELNKTDKTTYEVEGIGYDFVPTVLDRSVVDKWYKSNDEESFALARMLIREEGLLCGGSSGSAMSIAVKAAKDLTEGQRCVVILPDSVRNYMSKFLNDKWMTQKGFMKEEDDIVNKPWWWHLKVQELSLSAPLTVLPGVTCEKTIEILREKGFDQAPVVDECGVILGMVTLGNMLSSLLAGKVQPSDHVSKVIYKQFRQLGKRRSR from the exons ATGCCTTCAGTTCCTCCAGAAGCAGAGATGGACGCCGGTTCCTACCCTCACTTTTCTGCTAAATGCATGCTGAATGGAGGGCTGGAGAAGGAGCCCTGTAACATCAATGAGGGGAGAAAATGGATCCGACCTGACACCCCTAGCAAGTGTACCTGGGAGCTCGGGAAACCCCCTTCTGAATCCCCTCATTATCACCTCACTTT GTCAAAGTCTCCAAACATCCTGCCAAACATTCTGAAGAAAATTGGTGATACTCCTATGGTACAAATCAACAGGATCGGAAAGTTCTTTGGACTCAAATGTGAACTCT TGGCAAAGTGTGAGTACTTTAATGCTGGAGGGAGCGTGAAGGATCGAATCAGCCTGAGGATGGTGGAGGATGCAGAAAGAGCTGGGATTTTGCAACCTGGGGACACCATCATTGAGCCAACATCAGGAAACACAG GAATTgggctggccctggctgctgcagtgaaaggctacCGTTGCATTATTGTGATGCCAGAGAAAATGAGCATGGAGAAG GTGGATGTTCTGAGAGCTCTTGGTGCTGAGATTGTGAGGACCCCAACCACTGCCAGATTTGACTCGCCTGAATCTCATGTGGGAGTAGCATGGCGACTGAAAAATGAAATACCCAATTCCCATATCCTAGACCAG TACCGCAATGCCAGTAACCCCTTGGCACACTATGACACTACAGCAGAGGAGATCCTGCAGCAGTGCGAAG gaaaaatagacatgctggtggctggagctggTACAGGAGGCACCATTACTGGCATTGCAAGAAAGCTGAAAGAGAAATGCCCAGATTGCAAA ATTATTGGTGTCGATCCCCAGGGCTCCATTCTTGCTGAGCCTGAAGAACTGAATAAGACTGACAAGACAACGTACGAGGTGGAGGGGATTGGATATGATTTTGTCCCTACAGTGCTGGACAGATCA GTGGTGGACAAGTGGTATAAGAGCAATGATGAGGAGTCTTTTGCTTTGGCACGCATGTTAATCAGAGAGGAAGGATTATTGTGCG GTGGCAGCTCTGGCAGTGCAATGTCCATTGCTGTGAAGGCTGCCAAGGATTTGACAGAAGGTCAGCGCTGTGTTGTCATCTTGCCTGACTCTGTCAGGAACTACAT GTCGAAGTTTTTGAATGACAAATGGATGACCCAGAAAGGGTTCATGAAAGAAGAAGATGACATCGTTAACAAACCTTG GTGGTGGCACCTCAAAGTTCAGGAATTAAGTCTCTCTGCTCCCCTGACAGTGCTTCCAGGTGTCACCTGTGAAAAGACCATTGAAATCCTCCGAGAGAAGGGATTTGACCAGGCACCAGTGGTTGATGAATGTGG TGTGATTCTGGGAATGGTTACCCTTGGGAACATGCTTTCATCATTACTTGCTGGAAAAGTTCAGCCATCAGATCATGTCAGCAAAGTAATCTACAAGCAATTCAGACAG CTTGGGAAAAGGAGGAGCCGCTAG